One Clostridiales bacterium genomic window, ATGGTTTTTGGCTTTAAAAAACATCCTAACAGTTTGGGGTCTGTCTTGTGAAAACTCCTCAAGCATTGAGATAGGGATTATCATATGCGCGCCGACCGCTTCTTTAAGAATGGATAATTCCATCGGCAAATTATAATACCTAGAATAAACATCGGCGACTACGGATATGTTTTGACCGTAATTTAAATAATTATTCTCATCAAAATTTGGCTCGTCGCTTTCAAAATAATCTTGCCAATATTCTTCCCAATCGGCTTGACTCATATAGCGCAAATTAAGCTCAATTGACTCTTGCTCAAAAATTTGAATCATTTCTATTTTGTCTTTGTCCTTATGATATATTTCTAAAGCAGCCAAAGTAATTACTCTTAAATTGTTTTTATCGGTATATAAAGATAAATCTTTGTCAAGTTGAGCCGCCAAAACACTAAATCTAACGTCGTCCATAAATATATAATTAAACATTTCTATGCCGGTGTTTTTTTCTTGATAATAATTGTCAGCTTTTTCCGATATTTTTTCATAATCTATTGGCAAAAATCCCGCTTCCATACTCGCGAACCAACCCGCCTCGTCTATGCCGTTTAGCTTGGATATCGGCAAATAAACGGTATCAATAGTTTGGAAAAAATCCTCATAAGAAGCGTTGCAAACAATGTCGTAATCTAAAAATTGGGCGCTTTCATTTATCCAAATATCCGCGTATACGCAAAGCGTATTCGCCGAAACAAAAAGAACCATACTTAAAACCAAACAAAAAATAATGGAGCGGTATTTTTTTCTAAATCTCGATAAATTTTTTATTACCAAGTCTCTTTCTATGCTTTTTATATGCCGATATTTTTTGGGCTTTGTTTTTGATTTCAAAGAAATATCATCGCTTTGTCTAATAGCGCTTATTACTGTCTTTTTGGCGCTTTTAAGCGCAGGGCCGATTGACGATATAACCGCCAAAATTACGCTAAATGCCGCGATAATCAATAAAGAAAAAATATTAACATCCAACCTAA contains:
- a CDS encoding ABC transporter permease; the encoded protein is SEKIRYYGLLFSLGATKGQIIKTVLYEALFLSIIIIPLGIACGIGVVFLSFNSIAKIIASASYVDLIFRLDVNIFSLLIIAAFSVILAVISSIGPALKSAKKTVISAIRQSDDISLKSKTKPKKYRHIKSIERDLVIKNLSRFRKKYRSIIFCLVLSMVLFVSANTLCVYADIWINESAQFLDYDIVCNASYEDFFQTIDTVYLPISKLNGIDEAGWFASMEAGFLPIDYEKISEKADNYYQEKNTGIEMFNYIFMDDVRFSVLAAQLDKDLSLYTDKNNLRVITLAALEIYHKDKDKIEMIQIFEQESIELNLRYMSQADWEEYWQDYFESDEPNFDENNYLNYGQNISVVADVYSRYYNLPMELSILKEAVGAHMIIPISMLEEFSQDRPQTVRMFFKAKNHKQVFDKIKTLAEKNNWDAYFDDVAVYYEFQKNLVTTVTIFSRIFILVVATILALNVFNTVISNMLIRNREFAILRSVGMTRRSFYKIIFYECAFYSLVSIAIGLALSVLISLLLKDSFGIPMAFILPVKEIIIAALAIAVILAISTLFAARRILSSNIIESIKTELT